The following proteins come from a genomic window of Daphnia carinata strain CSIRO-1 chromosome 6, CSIRO_AGI_Dcar_HiC_V3, whole genome shotgun sequence:
- the LOC130699656 gene encoding aquaporin-9-like: MQIIGDKQVRTNCCVSSTLVRAALAEFIGTYILVVIGIGSVAQSQLTNGEKGDYFTINWGWALGCSLGILISAEASGGHLNPAVMLALAVAKDFPWRRLPVYWLAQYFGALVASGSVLGVYYEAILLGKRDGKFRINANSSEPEPGSAAIFANYPTPYSSVVTGLVEETLCTMIFMLIICVVTNAKYSKVPSFLQPLYIGFTLLAMGVAYGSNGGYALNPARDLAPRLVTYFGGWGPRVFSFRGYNWFWIFLIGPHVGALIGVGIFHFVFFLPEQTRVAFDRTESQLPVVNYEYAMANVPDNKSSVIKIKSQESHEEYVECRVVKQCELSRSRRDREILNY; this comes from the exons ATGCAGATCATAGGAGACAAGCAAGTGCGTACTAATTGTTGTGTCTCCAGCACGCTTGTTCGCGCCGCTTTAGCTGAGTTTATTGGCACATACATACTTGTT GTTATTGGCATCGGTAGTGTAGCCCAGTCTCAATTGACCAATGGTGAAAAGGGTGATTATTTCACCATTAACTGGGGCTGGGCGTTGGGTTGTTCGTTGGGAATCCTCATTTCGGCTGAAGCATCAG GTGGTCACTTGAACCCGGCCGTAATGCTGGCTCTGGCCGTGGCTAAAGATTTCCCTTGGCGAAGGCTACCCGTGTATTGGTTAGCCCAGTATTTTGGTGCGCTGGTAGCGTCTGGCAGTGTCCTCGGCGTTTATTACG AAGCCATCCTCCTTGGAAAACGAGACGGAAAGTTTCGAATTAACGCGAATTCGTCTGAACCTGAGCCAGGCTCAGCGGCCATTTTTGCCAACTATCCGACTCCGTATTCGTCAGTAGTTACTGGCTTAGTAGAAGAG ACTTTATGTACAATGATCTTCATGCTGATTATTTGCGTGGTGACCAATGCTAAATATTCAAAGGTGCCGAGCTTCTTACAGCCGCTTTACATTGGTTTTACGTTGTTGGCCATGGGCGTGGCTTACGGATCGAATGGAGGCTACGCTCTAAATCCA GCTCGTGATCTGGCTCCCCGACTAGTAACATATTTCGGAGGATGGGGACCTCGTGTGTTTAG CTTCCGCGGCTACAATTGGTTCTGGATTTTCTTGATCGGGCCACATGTGGGAGCTCTCATCGGCGTtggcatttttcatttcgtgttCTTTCTACCGGAACAGACAAGGGTTGCATTCGACAGAACCGAATCGCAGCTACCAGTTGTGAATTATGAATATGCGATGGCTAATGTACCGGATAACAAATCAAGTGTCATCAAAATTAAGAGTCAAGAGAGCCACGAAGAATATGTTGAATGTCGAGTAGTTAAGCAATGTGAACTATCCCGTTCCCGCCGTGACAGAGAGATCCTGAACTATTGA